A single region of the Ziziphus jujuba cultivar Dongzao chromosome 10, ASM3175591v1 genome encodes:
- the LOC107410893 gene encoding probable protein phosphatase 2C 24 isoform X1, with the protein MAEICCGVISENETSPPCETRSRAARRRRMEIRKFKYVAGVSPQDAVVHNGQKRPKVEDYEASLSRDCLNAVENCSPEGDKQLVKVETGRSMTNKIPVSGLSISVLCPTPSVTSDPELLSEIPKFGVASVCGRRRDMEDAVAICPSFCRGYEETTTELHYYGVYDGHGCSHVATRCRERLHELVKEELESKEEASSKEWKSLMERSFSRMDKEVIAWNESMVGANCRCELQTPECDAVGSTAVVAIVTPEKIIVANCGDSRAVLCRNGRPIPLSSDHKPDRPDELNRIQAAGGRVIYWEGPRVLGVLAMSRAIGDNYLKPYVTCEPEVTITDRTAEDDCLILASDGLWDVVSNDTACGVARMCLRGKAHAPPLSPSLENEVAGLEISDKACSDASMLLTKLALARRSTDNFLLTGRFGLSMVGFSFQGERKKKKKQRKMGINIYIYIYIYGI; encoded by the exons ATGGCAGAGATTTGCTGTGGAGTTATCAGCGAGAATGAGACGTCGCCCCCTTGCGAAACGAGATCGCGAGCGGCCAGACGTCGAAGGATGGAGATTAGAAAATTCAAATACGTCGCCGGCGTGTCGCCGCAGGATGCGGTGGTACATAATGGGCAAAAGCGTCCGAAAGTAGAAGATTATGAGGCGTCGCTTTCACGGGACTGCCTGAACGCCGTGGAGAATTGCAGTCCGGAGGGAGACAAGCAACTGGTGAAAGTTGAGACTGGAAGATCAATGACCAACAAGATTCCGGTTTCGGGGCTTTCAATTTCGGTTCTTTGCCCGACGCCGTCGGTAACGTCGGATCCGGAACTTCTCAGCGAGATTCCGAAATTCGGCGTCGCTTCCGTTTGTGGAAGGCGAAGAGACATGGAAGATGCAGTGGCTATTTGTCCTTCGTTTTGCCGCGGTTACGAGGAAACGACGACGGAATTGCATTATTACGGGGTTTACGACGGTCACGGTTGCTCTCAT GTGGCGACGAGATGCCGAGAAAGGTTGCATGAGCTGGTAAAGGAAGAGCTGGAAAGTAAAGAGGAAGCCTCGTCGAAGGAGTGGAAGAGCTTGATGGAGCGAAGCTTCTCGCGGATGGACAAAGAGGTTATCGCTTGGAACGAAAGTATGGTGGGAGCGAATTGCAGGTGCGAGCTCCAAACGCCGGAGTGCGATGCGGTGGGATCGACAGCTGTTGTCGCAATCGTCACGCCGGAGAAGATTATCGTCGCCAACTGCGGTGATTCTAGGGCCGTACTTTGCCGGAACGGCAGGCCCATTCCTCTCTCCTCCGATCACAAG CCGGATCGTCCAGATGAGCTGAATCGGATCCAGGCCGCCGGTGGGCGGGTCATCTACTGGGAAGGCCCACGGGTTCTCGGAGTGCTCGCCATGTCTAGAGCCAtag GTGATAACTATTTGAAACCGTACGTGACTTGCGAACCGGAGGTGACGATCACTGATCGAACCGCAGAGGACGACTGCCTCATTCTGGCCAGTGACGGCCTCTGGGACGTGGTGTCAAACGACACGGCATGTGGGGTGGCGCGTATGTGCCTGCGAGGGAAAGCGCACGCGCCTCCACTCTCCCCTTCGTTGGAGAATGAAGTCGCCGGTTTGGAGATCTCCGACAAGGCGTGCTCGGACGCGTCGATGTTACTGACCAAACTGGCTTTGGCCAGACGCAGCACTGACAAC TTTTTATTGACTGGGCGTTTTGGCCTTTCAATGGTGGGTTTTTCCTTCCAGggcgaaagaaaaaaaaaaaaaaagcagcggAAAAtgggtataaatatatatatatatatatatatatacggaatcTAA
- the LOC107410893 gene encoding probable protein phosphatase 2C 24 isoform X2 has protein sequence MAEICCGVISENETSPPCETRSRAARRRRMEIRKFKYVAGVSPQDAVVHNGQKRPKVEDYEASLSRDCLNAVENCSPEGDKQLVKVETGRSMTNKIPVSGLSISVLCPTPSVTSDPELLSEIPKFGVASVCGRRRDMEDAVAICPSFCRGYEETTTELHYYGVYDGHGCSHVATRCRERLHELVKEELESKEEASSKEWKSLMERSFSRMDKEVIAWNESMVGANCRCELQTPECDAVGSTAVVAIVTPEKIIVANCGDSRAVLCRNGRPIPLSSDHKPDRPDELNRIQAAGGRVIYWEGPRVLGVLAMSRAIGDNYLKPYVTCEPEVTITDRTAEDDCLILASDGLWDVVSNDTACGVARMCLRGKAHAPPLSPSLENEVAGLEISDKACSDASMLLTKLALARRSTDNVSVVVVDLRRDT, from the exons ATGGCAGAGATTTGCTGTGGAGTTATCAGCGAGAATGAGACGTCGCCCCCTTGCGAAACGAGATCGCGAGCGGCCAGACGTCGAAGGATGGAGATTAGAAAATTCAAATACGTCGCCGGCGTGTCGCCGCAGGATGCGGTGGTACATAATGGGCAAAAGCGTCCGAAAGTAGAAGATTATGAGGCGTCGCTTTCACGGGACTGCCTGAACGCCGTGGAGAATTGCAGTCCGGAGGGAGACAAGCAACTGGTGAAAGTTGAGACTGGAAGATCAATGACCAACAAGATTCCGGTTTCGGGGCTTTCAATTTCGGTTCTTTGCCCGACGCCGTCGGTAACGTCGGATCCGGAACTTCTCAGCGAGATTCCGAAATTCGGCGTCGCTTCCGTTTGTGGAAGGCGAAGAGACATGGAAGATGCAGTGGCTATTTGTCCTTCGTTTTGCCGCGGTTACGAGGAAACGACGACGGAATTGCATTATTACGGGGTTTACGACGGTCACGGTTGCTCTCAT GTGGCGACGAGATGCCGAGAAAGGTTGCATGAGCTGGTAAAGGAAGAGCTGGAAAGTAAAGAGGAAGCCTCGTCGAAGGAGTGGAAGAGCTTGATGGAGCGAAGCTTCTCGCGGATGGACAAAGAGGTTATCGCTTGGAACGAAAGTATGGTGGGAGCGAATTGCAGGTGCGAGCTCCAAACGCCGGAGTGCGATGCGGTGGGATCGACAGCTGTTGTCGCAATCGTCACGCCGGAGAAGATTATCGTCGCCAACTGCGGTGATTCTAGGGCCGTACTTTGCCGGAACGGCAGGCCCATTCCTCTCTCCTCCGATCACAAG CCGGATCGTCCAGATGAGCTGAATCGGATCCAGGCCGCCGGTGGGCGGGTCATCTACTGGGAAGGCCCACGGGTTCTCGGAGTGCTCGCCATGTCTAGAGCCAtag GTGATAACTATTTGAAACCGTACGTGACTTGCGAACCGGAGGTGACGATCACTGATCGAACCGCAGAGGACGACTGCCTCATTCTGGCCAGTGACGGCCTCTGGGACGTGGTGTCAAACGACACGGCATGTGGGGTGGCGCGTATGTGCCTGCGAGGGAAAGCGCACGCGCCTCCACTCTCCCCTTCGTTGGAGAATGAAGTCGCCGGTTTGGAGATCTCCGACAAGGCGTGCTCGGACGCGTCGATGTTACTGACCAAACTGGCTTTGGCCAGACGCAGCACTGACAACGTGAGTGTCGTTGTGGTGGATCTGAGAAGAGACACGTAG